A single Candidatus Rokuibacteriota bacterium DNA region contains:
- a CDS encoding extracellular solute-binding protein, protein MRTLWVRSVPIVVLLLAIVALAAPGAAQQPRIGITVSAWFIPPANDLFKEMVAEWAKQKGVVAEVEFVSEGDLVPKFTTAAEAGAGPDIIQIASLHAHLYADRLVDVTDMVAALEASYGPIAQIAKDAAMVRGRWRAVPLYATPQVLTYREDVLKEIGEPVPDTWEDALRAGKKLKAKGVPWGEALGHCPVDCITTVYSILWAHGAKEVEKDGKTIALKSPETVKALEFVKRAYDEVWPPGVVGWDNASNNRAFLGGQLGMTINAGTIWYAAKRQAPAIFPHINHAAIPRGPAGRAIPFWPTSLAVFQYSKHQALAKDLVRYVTDGPQIARWLEKTEGAGGSALLGVMRLERSREPKLRLVPEVIQYGRLPGWPGPPTRESAEVHAKFVLVDMAQNVVKGMPIPQAIDQAVAEMRRIYGQR, encoded by the coding sequence ATGCGAACGCTCTGGGTGCGAAGCGTACCGATCGTGGTCCTGTTGCTGGCCATCGTGGCCCTCGCGGCGCCCGGCGCGGCCCAGCAGCCGCGGATCGGCATTACCGTCAGCGCGTGGTTTATCCCGCCGGCCAACGACCTGTTCAAGGAGATGGTGGCCGAATGGGCCAAGCAGAAGGGTGTCGTGGCGGAGGTCGAGTTCGTTTCCGAGGGCGACCTGGTCCCGAAGTTCACCACCGCGGCCGAGGCCGGGGCAGGACCGGACATCATCCAGATCGCGAGCCTGCACGCCCATCTTTACGCCGACAGGCTGGTGGACGTCACCGACATGGTCGCCGCGCTGGAGGCGAGCTACGGGCCCATCGCCCAGATCGCCAAGGACGCGGCGATGGTCCGGGGGCGCTGGCGGGCCGTGCCGCTGTATGCGACGCCGCAGGTGCTGACGTACCGGGAGGACGTCCTCAAGGAGATCGGTGAGCCGGTGCCCGACACCTGGGAGGATGCGCTCCGCGCCGGCAAGAAGCTCAAGGCCAAGGGCGTGCCGTGGGGCGAGGCCCTCGGCCACTGCCCTGTGGACTGCATCACGACCGTCTACTCGATCCTCTGGGCCCACGGCGCCAAGGAGGTCGAGAAGGACGGCAAGACCATCGCCCTCAAGTCGCCCGAGACCGTGAAGGCCCTTGAGTTCGTCAAGCGGGCCTACGACGAGGTGTGGCCGCCCGGCGTGGTGGGGTGGGACAACGCCTCCAACAACCGCGCGTTCCTCGGCGGCCAGCTCGGGATGACGATCAACGCGGGGACCATTTGGTACGCGGCCAAGCGCCAGGCGCCGGCCATCTTCCCGCACATCAACCACGCGGCGATTCCGCGCGGCCCAGCCGGCCGGGCGATTCCGTTTTGGCCGACCTCGCTCGCGGTCTTCCAGTACTCGAAGCATCAGGCGCTCGCCAAGGATCTCGTCCGCTACGTCACCGACGGCCCGCAGATCGCGCGCTGGCTGGAGAAGACGGAAGGGGCGGGCGGAAGCGCACTCCTGGGCGTGATGAGGCTCGAGCGGAGCCGCGAACCGAAGCTCCGCCTCGTGCCTGAGGTCATTCAGTACGGGCGCCTCCCCGGCTGGCCGGGACCGCCGACCCGGGAGTCGGCCGAAGTGCACGCGAAGTTCGTGCTGGTCGACATGGCGCAGAACGTGGTCAAGGGGATGCCGATCCCGCAGGCGATCGACCAGGCCGTGGCCGAGATGCGGCGGATCTACGGTCAGCGGTAG
- a CDS encoding sugar ABC transporter permease, with amino-acid sequence MERRGTAFSLARAATLDRMDVSRRFLGRDAVLGYLWVTPALLLLGTLIAYPFLLALYWSLTSRTAGAAGVFVGLDNFVYLLSGPIFQKTLRNTVVFTACSVAIKLVIGMAAALVLDQAFRGRNLARGVFLLPWIVPTSLSALAWLWIYDDIFGVISRLAMDLGLRREPIPFLSDSVLAMVAVILVNVWRGVSFFAVSFLAGMQSIPGDLYEAAEADGAGAGGRFWHVTLPGLKPIMAVATLFSVIWTFSDFTIVYIVTRGGPANSTHLLATLAYQTAIFGGKVGEGLAVSSFMFPLLLVVIFLQLHFLRRYQV; translated from the coding sequence GTGGAGCGGCGGGGCACGGCGTTTTCGCTCGCGCGGGCGGCCACGCTCGACCGTATGGATGTCTCGCGGCGGTTCCTCGGGCGCGACGCGGTGCTCGGCTACCTCTGGGTCACGCCCGCCCTCCTCCTGCTCGGCACGCTGATCGCCTACCCATTCCTGCTCGCCCTCTACTGGAGCCTCACGAGCCGGACCGCGGGCGCCGCCGGCGTCTTCGTCGGCCTCGACAACTTCGTCTACCTCCTCTCCGGGCCGATCTTCCAGAAGACGCTCCGGAACACGGTGGTCTTCACGGCCTGCTCGGTGGCGATCAAGCTCGTGATCGGGATGGCCGCCGCGCTCGTGCTCGATCAGGCGTTCCGAGGGCGCAACCTCGCGCGCGGGGTCTTCCTCCTGCCGTGGATCGTACCCACCTCGCTCAGCGCGCTCGCCTGGCTCTGGATCTACGACGACATCTTCGGGGTCATCAGCCGGCTGGCGATGGACCTCGGCCTCCGGCGCGAGCCCATCCCGTTCCTCAGCGACTCGGTGCTGGCGATGGTCGCCGTGATCTTGGTCAACGTCTGGCGCGGAGTCTCGTTCTTCGCGGTCTCGTTCCTCGCGGGGATGCAGTCGATCCCGGGCGACCTCTACGAGGCGGCCGAGGCGGACGGCGCCGGTGCCGGGGGCCGCTTCTGGCACGTCACGCTGCCGGGGCTCAAGCCCATCATGGCGGTGGCCACGCTCTTCTCCGTCATCTGGACCTTCAGCGACTTCACGATCGTGTACATCGTGACTCGCGGCGGGCCGGCCAACAGCACCCACCTCCTGGCGACGCTGGCCTACCAGACCGCCATCTTCGGCGGCAAGGTGGGCGAGGGCCTCGCGGTCTCGTCATTCATGTTCCCGCTCCTGCTCGTCGTCATCTTCCTCCAGCTCCACTTCCTGCGTCGGTACCAGGTCTAG
- a CDS encoding carbohydrate ABC transporter permease, translated as MKRAVLLWIPLLLLMLFTLFPFWWMIATSLKPDAELYDVRQPPLWVKSATLEHYRELFTRLPFVTWVKNSLMVATAATLLSLVIGALAGYSLARLRFRGATTLGTIIFAAYLVPTTLLFLPLAYVVRWLGLYNTPFALIVTYPTFLVPFCSWYLMGYFKSIPRELEECAMTDGCTRSGAFVRIVLPLATPGILSAAIFAFTFSWNEFIYALTFVQAPAYKTVPVGVVGQLATGDVLFWGKLMAAAVLGSIPIALIYSTVSGHFAAGMTAGALKG; from the coding sequence ATGAAACGAGCGGTCCTGCTCTGGATTCCCCTGCTCCTGCTCATGCTGTTCACTCTGTTCCCGTTCTGGTGGATGATCGCGACATCGCTCAAGCCGGACGCCGAGCTCTACGACGTGCGGCAGCCGCCCCTCTGGGTCAAGAGCGCCACTTTGGAGCACTACCGTGAGCTCTTCACGCGGCTCCCCTTCGTGACGTGGGTGAAGAACAGCCTGATGGTCGCCACGGCGGCGACGCTGCTCTCGCTCGTCATCGGTGCCCTCGCGGGATACAGCCTGGCGCGCCTCCGCTTCCGGGGCGCGACGACGCTGGGGACGATCATCTTCGCGGCGTATCTGGTGCCGACGACGCTCCTGTTCCTGCCACTCGCCTACGTCGTCCGATGGCTCGGGCTCTACAACACGCCGTTCGCGCTGATCGTGACGTACCCGACGTTCCTGGTGCCGTTCTGCAGCTGGTACCTGATGGGCTACTTCAAGTCGATTCCCCGGGAACTCGAGGAGTGCGCCATGACCGACGGCTGCACCCGGTCGGGCGCCTTCGTGCGGATCGTCCTGCCGCTGGCGACGCCGGGGATCCTGTCGGCCGCGATCTTCGCGTTCACGTTCTCCTGGAATGAGTTCATCTACGCGCTGACGTTCGTCCAGGCGCCCGCCTACAAGACGGTCCCGGTCGGCGTCGTCGGCCAGCTCGCCACCGGCGACGTGCTCTTCTGGGGCAAGCTGATGGCCGCCGCCGTCCTCGGCTCCATCCCCATTGCCCTCATCTACTCAACGGTCAGCGGGCACTTCGCGGCAGGGATGACAGCGGGCGCGCTCAAAGGCTGA
- a CDS encoding amidohydrolase: protein MRLLIRDGTLLTLDAQDRLIPRGYVLLDGERIAHVGEGEPPAEVQADRLLDARNRLVLPGLVNCHLHSHENFNRGRVDNLPHNVWMIYARPPFQAATRTPEDVYLRTMLGCLEMVRSGVTLAVDDVVHVPATDLGAVEVVMRAYEDAGLRAVVTATTVDQPYHRTLPWAREVFPAELQREFMERPRPSIGELVSFARRCLERWSGPGRVRLALSPSAPQRCSRELLEALRDLQRDSGAPLVIHVLETRLQVVTDHLFYGKSAVAYLDQLGLLCQNTALVHAVWVDAEDISRIAAGGSTVWHNPSSNLKLGSGIAPVRAMLQARVPVGLGTDGMGSNDCQNLFEEMRLAALTSKITSPRYEEWLTASEVLRMATRGGLAALGLDRDLGTIEPGRLADLVLLDLTAVPFAPRHDLVRQVVYAERGASVRTVVVGGRIVMEEGTIRTVDEPKLLTAIREAAERARVAGEAGWRRSKELEPHFAEIYRRATREPVSVPPRVLWGEP from the coding sequence GTGCGGCTCCTCATCCGGGACGGGACCCTCCTCACGCTGGATGCGCAAGACCGGCTCATCCCGCGCGGCTATGTCCTCCTGGACGGGGAGCGCATCGCGCACGTGGGGGAGGGGGAACCGCCGGCCGAGGTCCAGGCCGATCGGCTCCTGGACGCCCGGAACCGGCTGGTGCTCCCGGGGCTGGTCAACTGCCATCTCCACTCCCACGAGAACTTCAACCGCGGTCGGGTCGACAACCTGCCCCACAACGTGTGGATGATCTACGCCCGACCGCCGTTTCAGGCGGCGACGCGCACGCCCGAGGACGTGTACCTGCGGACGATGCTCGGCTGCCTCGAGATGGTGCGCAGCGGCGTGACGCTCGCGGTGGACGATGTGGTCCACGTACCGGCGACCGACCTCGGCGCCGTCGAAGTGGTGATGCGGGCGTACGAGGACGCGGGCCTGCGCGCCGTGGTCACGGCCACGACGGTCGACCAACCGTACCACCGCACGCTCCCCTGGGCGCGCGAGGTGTTTCCCGCAGAGCTCCAGCGGGAGTTCATGGAACGCCCACGGCCGTCGATTGGCGAGCTCGTAAGCTTCGCACGACGCTGCCTCGAGCGGTGGAGCGGGCCCGGGCGGGTGCGCCTCGCGCTCTCCCCATCGGCCCCCCAGCGGTGTAGCCGCGAGCTGCTCGAGGCACTGCGCGATCTCCAGCGGGATTCGGGCGCGCCGCTCGTGATCCACGTCCTCGAGACCCGGTTGCAGGTCGTGACGGACCACCTCTTCTACGGAAAGTCGGCGGTCGCGTACCTCGACCAGCTCGGGCTCCTTTGCCAGAACACGGCGCTGGTCCACGCGGTCTGGGTGGATGCCGAGGACATCAGCCGGATCGCCGCGGGTGGCTCGACCGTCTGGCACAACCCGTCGAGCAACCTGAAGCTCGGAAGCGGGATCGCGCCCGTCCGTGCCATGCTTCAGGCGAGGGTTCCGGTCGGCCTCGGGACCGATGGCATGGGGAGTAACGACTGCCAGAACCTGTTCGAGGAGATGCGGCTGGCGGCCCTCACCTCCAAGATCACCTCGCCCCGATACGAGGAGTGGCTCACCGCGAGCGAGGTGCTCCGGATGGCGACCCGAGGCGGCCTCGCTGCCCTGGGGCTCGATCGCGACCTCGGGACCATCGAGCCGGGTCGCCTGGCCGATCTCGTGCTGCTGGACCTCACCGCCGTCCCCTTCGCCCCCCGGCACGATCTCGTGCGCCAGGTCGTCTACGCGGAGCGTGGCGCCTCGGTCCGCACCGTCGTGGTGGGCGGTCGGATCGTCATGGAGGAGGGGACGATCCGGACCGTCGACGAGCCGAAGCTGCTCACGGCCATCCGCGAGGCCGCCGAGCGGGCCCGGGTGGCGGGCGAGGCCGGCTGGCGCCGCTCGAAGGAGCTGGAGCCCCACTTCGCGGAAATCTACCGGCGCGCCACCCGGGAGCCGGTGTCCGTGCCGCCGCGCGTCCTGTGGGGAGAGCCATAG
- a CDS encoding M20/M25/M40 family metallo-hydrolase yields the protein MGLREDVLAQVDDKALRDLTVDLINIPSPMGGERAVAEYLADRFRAAGLRTWLQEVEPERFNVFGVLEGTGGGPTVMYCGHLDTTFGGDEEGIRDLGPAYQPRASVDGDWIYGMGAYNMKSGLASAVVAVEALARARARLRGDVMLAGVVGETSHAQVSRFQGRRYRGCGVGARFMVTNGITADMAIIPEPTANRISVVSGGYVYAEIATRGNPGATYRRGGETIRPRPAVDAIEKMLPVIAAIKEWAPKYVAATRYKGAEATNVSIIAIEGGLPFRPTKLAPICRLYVEVDTMPGQSHADVVEELKRVLAELRTRDPELGTELQIIQTALGAEVSPDEPVVQSLRAAHREIHGVDAEVTWDGWHADTAALTRAGIPAICYGPQGRARSGGSGYYPREGEQVSVTDLVKGTQVFVLTALDLAMRSRAGLRAGRPSGTVIP from the coding sequence ATGGGACTGCGGGAAGACGTACTGGCGCAGGTCGACGACAAGGCCCTCCGCGACCTCACCGTCGACCTGATCAATATTCCGAGCCCGATGGGTGGCGAGCGCGCGGTCGCGGAGTACCTGGCCGACCGCTTCCGCGCCGCCGGGCTCCGCACCTGGCTCCAGGAGGTGGAGCCCGAGCGCTTCAACGTCTTCGGCGTGCTCGAGGGCACGGGCGGCGGACCGACGGTGATGTACTGCGGCCATCTCGATACGACCTTCGGCGGTGACGAGGAGGGAATCCGTGACCTCGGGCCAGCCTATCAGCCCAGGGCCTCCGTCGACGGCGACTGGATCTACGGGATGGGGGCCTACAACATGAAGAGCGGTCTGGCGAGTGCAGTCGTAGCCGTCGAGGCGCTTGCCCGCGCCCGGGCGCGCCTCCGGGGCGACGTGATGCTCGCGGGCGTGGTCGGCGAGACAAGCCACGCGCAGGTGAGCCGCTTCCAGGGCCGTCGCTACCGGGGCTGCGGGGTCGGGGCCCGGTTCATGGTCACGAACGGCATCACCGCGGACATGGCGATCATTCCCGAGCCCACGGCCAATCGGATCTCGGTCGTGTCCGGCGGCTACGTCTACGCCGAGATCGCGACGCGCGGCAACCCGGGGGCCACGTACCGGCGCGGCGGTGAGACGATCCGCCCCAGGCCGGCCGTCGATGCGATCGAGAAGATGCTCCCCGTCATCGCGGCGATCAAGGAGTGGGCGCCCAAGTACGTGGCCGCCACACGCTACAAGGGCGCGGAGGCGACCAACGTGTCCATCATCGCCATCGAGGGCGGCCTGCCGTTCCGTCCGACCAAGCTCGCCCCGATCTGCCGGCTCTATGTGGAAGTCGATACGATGCCGGGTCAGTCCCATGCTGACGTCGTCGAGGAGCTCAAGCGCGTCCTCGCCGAGCTCCGGACCCGGGACCCGGAACTGGGGACCGAGCTCCAGATCATCCAGACCGCACTCGGTGCCGAGGTCTCGCCCGACGAGCCCGTGGTGCAGAGCCTCCGCGCGGCGCACCGTGAGATCCACGGCGTGGACGCGGAGGTGACCTGGGACGGCTGGCATGCCGACACGGCGGCCCTCACCCGCGCCGGCATCCCGGCGATCTGCTACGGCCCGCAGGGCCGCGCGAGGTCCGGAGGCTCGGGATACTACCCCCGCGAAGGCGAGCAGGTGAGCGTGACCGATCTCGTCAAGGGCACACAGGTTTTCGTCCTGACCGCGCTCGATCTCGCGATGCGCTCGCGCGCCGGGCTGCGCGCCGGACGGCCGAGCGGCACCGTCATCCCGTAG